One genomic segment of Amycolatopsis granulosa includes these proteins:
- a CDS encoding site-2 protease family protein produces the protein MVSTVWLGRFEGIRVGLHWSVFGMAGLLVVGLPITQWPPLAPGQGIFAAIIASVITAVLFVLSLCAHELPHALVARRSGIEVREVTLWLLGGVTRLRGAPRSPGVEFRVAFAGPLVSLLLAAIFGFATWMTSPIGNSLSGAVLGYLAVLNVILGGFNLIPVAPLDGGRVLRSILWAAWHDRHRATIGSARAARFLGFAVCALGVLTLLRGPIGLGVWPLLVGLFVVNLALAEERDAELGTSVAAMRVRDVMTMRPATAPAATTVATFLRDNAMLRQHSAYPLVDPVGRFAGLVTLTRLRAVPPAQRPSTLLGEIACAPTEIPRATPDEPLLALLPRMSGCADGRALVFDADRLVGIVSPSDISRAVTLRGLGVDWHGGADVAVVRSRVAPPLGRPATQRWP, from the coding sequence ATGGTGTCGACCGTGTGGCTGGGCCGGTTCGAGGGGATCCGGGTGGGTCTGCATTGGAGTGTGTTCGGCATGGCCGGGCTCCTGGTCGTCGGGCTGCCGATCACGCAGTGGCCGCCGCTCGCGCCCGGGCAGGGGATCTTCGCCGCGATCATCGCGAGCGTGATCACGGCGGTGCTGTTCGTGCTGTCGCTGTGCGCGCACGAACTGCCCCACGCGCTCGTCGCGCGCCGGTCCGGCATCGAGGTGCGCGAGGTGACCCTGTGGCTGCTCGGCGGGGTGACCCGGCTGCGCGGAGCGCCCCGGTCGCCCGGCGTGGAGTTCCGCGTCGCCTTCGCCGGGCCGCTGGTCAGCCTGCTGCTGGCGGCGATCTTCGGGTTCGCCACCTGGATGACCTCGCCGATCGGGAACTCGCTGTCCGGCGCGGTGCTCGGCTACCTCGCGGTGCTCAACGTGATCCTGGGCGGGTTCAACCTGATCCCGGTGGCGCCACTGGACGGCGGTCGCGTGCTGCGCTCGATCCTGTGGGCGGCGTGGCACGACCGGCACCGCGCCACGATCGGCAGCGCCCGCGCCGCCCGGTTCCTCGGGTTCGCGGTGTGCGCCCTCGGTGTGCTGACCCTGTTGCGCGGGCCGATCGGGCTCGGGGTGTGGCCGCTGCTGGTCGGCCTGTTCGTCGTCAACCTGGCGCTGGCCGAGGAGCGGGACGCCGAGCTCGGCACCAGCGTGGCGGCGATGCGGGTGCGCGACGTGATGACGATGCGCCCGGCGACCGCGCCCGCCGCCACCACGGTCGCGACGTTCCTGCGGGACAACGCGATGCTGCGCCAGCACTCGGCCTACCCGCTGGTCGACCCGGTCGGCCGGTTCGCCGGGCTGGTCACCCTGACCCGCCTGCGCGCGGTCCCGCCGGCGCAACGTCCCAGCACTCTGCTCGGCGAAATCGCCTGTGCGCCAACGGAAATCCCGCGCGCCACGCCGGACGAGCCACTGCTCGCGCTGCTGCCACGGATGTCCGGGTGCGCCGACGGGCGTGCCCTGGTGTTCGACGCCGACCGCCTGGTGGGCATCGTGTCCCCGTCGGACATCAGCCGCGCGGTCACTCTGCGCGGCCTCGGCGTGGACTGGCACGGCGGTGCCGACGTGGCCGTCGTGCGCAGCCGCGTCGCCCCGCCGCTGGGCCGGCCGGCCACCCAGCGCTGGCCCTGA
- a CDS encoding PfkB family carbohydrate kinase, with the protein MRPEVVVAGPSARDLVLRVGDVTRAGAPASRAETRGGTGANQAAGIAQPGVPVTSLSVTGDDHAGHDLPAHAAAGGRPRPDPGILEPRKQP; encoded by the coding sequence GTGAGACCAGAGGTGGTCGTGGCCGGGCCGAGCGCCCGTGACCTCGTCCTGCGGGTCGGTGACGTCACGAGGGCCGGTGCGCCGGCCTCGCGGGCGGAGACCCGCGGCGGCACGGGCGCGAACCAGGCCGCCGGCATTGCCCAGCCGGGTGTCCCGGTCACGTCGCTGTCGGTGACCGGCGACGACCACGCGGGGCACGACCTGCCCGCCCACGCCGCCGCCGGAGGCCGTCCCCGGCCGGACCCCGGCATCCTCGAGCCGCGGAAGCAACCATGA
- a CDS encoding TetR/AcrR family transcriptional regulator yields the protein MTFTERARREQIIECTIELISSKGYRGTSLSAIAERAGISKAAVLYHFSSKDKLAQAALERVFQQFGDYVRERVEQQPDARSAVTAYVRAMVGYQSAHRRHVRLITEVLLDDAGGTKLRTPGSHDAGDRWQALAALLADGQRAGELRAFDTQAVALAIGGAIDGVVAHWLTHPELDLDAAAGELERFVLAAIT from the coding sequence ATGACTTTCACCGAGCGTGCGCGCCGGGAGCAGATCATCGAGTGCACCATCGAACTCATCTCGAGCAAGGGCTACCGCGGCACGTCACTGTCGGCGATCGCCGAGCGCGCCGGGATCTCCAAGGCCGCCGTGCTCTACCACTTCTCGTCGAAGGACAAGCTCGCGCAGGCGGCGCTGGAGCGGGTGTTCCAGCAGTTCGGCGACTACGTCCGGGAACGGGTCGAGCAGCAGCCGGACGCGCGATCCGCGGTGACCGCCTACGTGCGGGCGATGGTGGGGTACCAGTCGGCGCACCGCCGGCACGTCCGGCTCATCACCGAGGTGCTCCTCGACGACGCGGGCGGCACGAAGCTCCGCACGCCCGGGTCGCACGACGCGGGTGACCGCTGGCAGGCGCTGGCCGCACTGCTCGCGGACGGCCAGCGCGCCGGGGAACTGCGTGCGTTCGACACGCAGGCGGTCGCGCTGGCCATCGGCGGTGCGATCGACGGGGTGGTGGCGCATTGGCTCACGCACCCGGAGCTGGACCTCGATGCCGCGGCCGGCGAGCTGGAGCGCTTCGTCCTCGCCGCGATCACCTAG
- a CDS encoding FAD-dependent oxidoreductase, whose amino-acid sequence MEHVTCCVVGGGPAGMMLSVLLARAGVKVAVLEKHQDFLRDFRGDTVHPSTLRLLDELGLGDRFAALPHRKLEQMRMRIGDETVVAADFGRLRGRHKYIAMVPQWDFLDLLAGSEKLDLRMGTEVTGLRRIGGRVTGVTYRDENGTGELTADLVVACDGRDSVVRRAAGLKPREFPMPMDVWQVRVPAPSHAERDGRVFGVFTRGQAAVTMDRGDYHQTSYLIRKGEDAALRTRDIEWFRRQLAELFGWDREVLAAIRSWDDVKLLETSMGRLPRWYTDGLLCLGDAAHTMSPVGGVGVNLAVQDAVAAARILAGPLAAGTASTSDLAKVQKRREFPMRVAQRSQLGEHDMLLRPALDGTLNGVPGPLRMVQRFPALAGVTAYVGGIGVRPEHAPAFARR is encoded by the coding sequence ATGGAGCATGTGACGTGTTGTGTGGTGGGCGGGGGCCCGGCCGGGATGATGCTCAGCGTCCTGCTGGCCAGGGCCGGAGTCAAGGTGGCCGTTCTGGAGAAGCACCAGGACTTCCTGCGCGACTTCCGCGGGGACACGGTCCACCCGTCCACCCTGCGGCTGCTGGACGAACTGGGCCTCGGGGACCGGTTCGCGGCGCTGCCGCACCGGAAACTGGAGCAGATGCGGATGCGGATCGGCGACGAGACCGTGGTCGCCGCGGACTTCGGCCGCCTGCGGGGGCGGCACAAGTACATCGCGATGGTGCCGCAGTGGGATTTCCTCGACCTGCTGGCCGGCTCGGAAAAGCTGGATCTGCGCATGGGCACCGAGGTCACCGGCCTGCGCCGCATCGGCGGCCGGGTGACGGGTGTGACCTACCGCGACGAGAACGGTACCGGTGAGCTGACCGCCGACCTGGTGGTCGCGTGCGACGGGCGGGATTCCGTCGTGCGGCGGGCGGCGGGCCTGAAACCGCGGGAGTTCCCGATGCCGATGGACGTGTGGCAGGTCCGGGTTCCGGCACCGTCGCACGCCGAGCGCGACGGCCGGGTGTTCGGTGTGTTCACCCGTGGCCAGGCCGCGGTGACGATGGACCGCGGCGACTACCACCAGACCTCCTACCTGATCCGCAAGGGCGAGGACGCCGCACTCCGGACCCGGGACATCGAATGGTTCCGCCGGCAGCTCGCGGAGCTGTTCGGCTGGGACCGCGAGGTGCTGGCCGCCATCCGGTCGTGGGACGACGTGAAACTGCTGGAGACCTCGATGGGACGCCTGCCGCGCTGGTACACCGACGGTCTGCTGTGCCTGGGCGACGCCGCGCACACCATGTCACCGGTGGGCGGCGTCGGGGTCAACCTCGCGGTGCAGGACGCCGTGGCGGCCGCCCGGATCCTGGCCGGCCCGCTGGCCGCCGGCACGGCGTCCACATCAGACCTCGCGAAGGTCCAAAAGCGACGGGAGTTCCCGATGCGCGTGGCCCAGCGGTCCCAGCTCGGCGAGCACGACATGCTGCTGCGGCCAGCACTCGACGGCACCCTGAACGGCGTGCCCGGTCCACTTCGGATGGTGCAGCGCTTCCCGGCGCTCGCCGGGGTCACCGCCTACGTCGGCGGGATCGGGGTGCGCCCGGAGCACGCACCCGCCTTCGCGCGGCGCTAG
- a CDS encoding glycosyltransferase family 4 protein, with the protein MERLNVALVVDNEVFGGAEAYVRRLLRFLPDWVVPSLVVGENLAGAFPERLPVQIVAPAVRAVWAPQIENALRALGPDVVLVNLADAGMNLAAMQAAEAVAPTVATLHRTGGAPVSSAVWDCYRRLAGALAPSRIVEARLRELGVPAERVTRIPPGVEIPPEPVAHPDRTPVVIGAIGGVTGLDLLPAVATLRRRGREVRVLVAGDGRDLAERARGLPVRFVGRLPEVSAFLRELDVVCLPSRRDTLSLAVLEAMAHGLPCVTTAVGETVEELAGAAMIVPPGEPAALAEALDRVSTDGALRRKLAAAARAKAEHDFDVRRMARETADALAAAHALSGSAR; encoded by the coding sequence ATGGAACGCCTGAACGTGGCACTGGTGGTGGACAACGAGGTGTTCGGTGGTGCGGAGGCCTACGTCCGGCGGCTCTTGCGGTTCCTGCCGGACTGGGTCGTGCCGAGCCTCGTCGTGGGCGAGAACCTGGCCGGCGCGTTCCCCGAGCGGCTGCCGGTGCAGATCGTGGCCCCGGCGGTGCGGGCGGTGTGGGCGCCGCAGATCGAGAACGCGCTGCGCGCGCTGGGGCCGGACGTCGTGCTCGTCAACCTCGCCGATGCCGGGATGAACCTGGCCGCGATGCAGGCCGCGGAGGCGGTCGCGCCCACCGTCGCGACGCTGCACCGCACCGGTGGTGCGCCGGTCTCCAGCGCGGTGTGGGACTGCTACCGCCGGCTGGCCGGTGCGCTCGCGCCCTCGCGGATCGTCGAAGCCAGGCTGCGCGAGCTCGGCGTTCCCGCGGAGCGGGTGACCCGCATCCCGCCCGGCGTGGAGATCCCGCCGGAGCCCGTCGCGCACCCGGACCGCACACCCGTCGTCATCGGCGCGATCGGCGGGGTGACCGGTCTGGACCTGCTGCCCGCGGTGGCGACCCTGCGGCGCCGCGGGCGCGAGGTACGGGTCCTGGTCGCGGGCGACGGACGCGACCTGGCCGAACGGGCGCGCGGGCTGCCGGTCCGGTTCGTCGGGCGGTTGCCGGAGGTGAGCGCTTTCCTGCGCGAGCTGGACGTGGTCTGCCTGCCGTCCCGGCGGGACACCTTGTCGCTGGCGGTGCTCGAGGCGATGGCGCACGGGCTGCCGTGCGTGACCACCGCGGTCGGCGAGACGGTCGAGGAGCTGGCCGGCGCCGCGATGATCGTCCCGCCCGGCGAGCCGGCCGCGCTGGCCGAAGCGCTGGACCGGGTGAGCACGGATGGCGCGCTCCGGCGCAAGCTCGCCGCCGCGGCCCGCGCCAAGGCCGAACACGACTTCGACGTCCGGCGGATGGCCCGCGAGACCGCGGACGCGCTGGCGGCCGCGCACGCCCTGAGCGGCTCGGCTCGCTGA
- a CDS encoding DUF4383 domain-containing protein yields the protein MSARSATTTGVRRPVQIAAAVVAVVFLLVGILGFIPGITSHYGELSFAGHHSGAMLLGVFAVSVLHNIVHLLYGVVGLVLSRSPGPARAYLVLGGFVYLLLWIYGLAIDQDSGANFVPLNNADNWLHLALGVGMIALGWALTAVERARENRTA from the coding sequence ATGTCCGCTCGTTCCGCAACCACCACCGGGGTCCGCAGGCCGGTGCAGATCGCCGCGGCCGTGGTCGCCGTGGTCTTCCTGCTGGTCGGCATCCTCGGGTTCATCCCCGGCATCACCAGCCACTACGGCGAGCTCAGCTTCGCCGGGCACCACTCCGGCGCCATGCTGCTCGGGGTCTTCGCCGTGTCCGTGCTGCACAACATCGTGCACCTGCTGTACGGCGTCGTCGGCCTGGTGCTGTCCCGCTCCCCGGGCCCCGCCCGTGCCTACCTCGTGCTGGGCGGGTTCGTCTACCTGCTGCTGTGGATCTACGGACTGGCCATCGACCAGGACAGCGGCGCGAACTTCGTTCCGCTGAACAACGCCGACAACTGGCTGCACCTGGCGCTGGGCGTGGGCATGATCGCGCTCGGCTGGGCGCTCACCGCGGTCGAGCGCGCCCGGGAGAACCGCACCGCCTAG
- a CDS encoding maleylpyruvate isomerase family mycothiol-dependent enzyme, which produces MDHNDKWLAIDAERARLADLFATLTDVERAAPSLCDGWTIHDVATHVALAPYVGFGTVLKAAVKARGSFNRMVHDLTKREAARRSAAEVTAMLRDAAGLRRLAPRQTLDNALMDVHVHAQDIAMPLGRRLVMPAEAAVASANHLWEIGFPFHARKRFAGHRLIATDADWAAGSGAEIRGPIQALVMLLAGRTATIPQLTGI; this is translated from the coding sequence ATGGACCACAACGACAAGTGGCTGGCGATCGACGCGGAACGCGCACGCCTCGCCGACCTCTTCGCGACTCTCACCGACGTCGAGCGGGCCGCCCCGTCGCTGTGCGACGGCTGGACGATCCACGACGTCGCCACGCACGTGGCACTGGCGCCCTACGTCGGGTTCGGCACCGTCCTGAAGGCGGCGGTCAAGGCGCGCGGGAGCTTCAACCGCATGGTCCACGACCTGACCAAGCGCGAGGCGGCCCGGCGCTCCGCGGCCGAGGTGACGGCCATGTTGCGGGACGCGGCCGGCCTGCGCCGCCTCGCGCCCCGGCAGACCCTCGACAACGCGCTGATGGACGTGCACGTCCACGCGCAGGACATCGCGATGCCGCTCGGGCGGCGGCTGGTGATGCCGGCCGAGGCGGCGGTCGCGTCCGCGAACCACCTGTGGGAGATCGGATTTCCCTTCCACGCCAGGAAACGGTTCGCCGGTCACCGTCTCATCGCGACGGACGCCGACTGGGCCGCGGGATCGGGCGCGGAGATCCGCGGCCCGATCCAGGCACTGGTCATGCTGCTCGCCGGCCGCACCGCGACCATCCCCCAGCTGACCGGGATCTAG
- a CDS encoding MarR family transcriptional regulator has product MNTGLLLYIPYRHLENRVMDAVRAAGFELTLAQARLLQRLNPGGSRLTELAEAAQVTKQTAGFLVDQLEKAGYVQRMPDPRDGRARLVHATDKAREAAPFADAEIARIEAEWEKHVGTRRMAQLRETLAKLCEITDPYR; this is encoded by the coding sequence GTGAACACGGGCCTGCTGCTGTACATCCCGTACCGGCACCTGGAGAACCGGGTGATGGACGCCGTCCGTGCCGCCGGGTTCGAGCTCACGCTGGCGCAGGCGCGGCTGTTGCAGCGGCTGAACCCCGGCGGCAGCCGCCTGACGGAGCTGGCGGAGGCGGCGCAGGTGACCAAGCAGACCGCCGGGTTCCTCGTCGACCAGCTGGAGAAGGCGGGCTACGTGCAGCGGATGCCCGATCCGCGGGACGGCCGGGCGCGCCTGGTCCACGCCACGGACAAGGCCCGCGAGGCGGCACCCTTCGCCGACGCCGAGATCGCGCGCATCGAGGCCGAGTGGGAGAAGCACGTGGGCACGCGCCGGATGGCGCAGCTGCGGGAGACCCTGGCGAAGCTGTGTGAGATCACCGATCCGTACCGCTGA
- a CDS encoding methyltransferase domain-containing protein — protein sequence MIEPVSQQRLRLRDEFLSRAAAEMVKFDERLRGLDLEVRFDRGVAHLTGEVAAPAQLDTARELIGRLDGVFGVWDRVRVGGREPLILDLGCGGQKQYPGNLGVDLMTTGEVDVVADLSGPLPFADSCADRVFLVHILEHLIDFLPLVDEVHRVLRPDGIAFVLSPWWRYVNAVADPTHVRLLDVQTIKGICRRPGSPRTWYPLHAGCDGASIFAELRPLKDGPHPDAGHLARFFD from the coding sequence ATGATCGAGCCCGTATCCCAGCAGCGCCTCCGGCTCCGGGACGAGTTCCTGAGCCGGGCGGCGGCGGAGATGGTCAAGTTCGACGAGCGGTTGCGCGGCCTCGACCTGGAGGTGCGCTTCGACCGCGGGGTGGCGCACCTGACCGGCGAGGTCGCCGCGCCCGCCCAGCTGGACACCGCACGCGAGCTGATCGGACGGCTGGACGGGGTGTTCGGCGTGTGGGACCGGGTGCGGGTCGGCGGCCGGGAGCCGCTGATCCTGGACCTGGGCTGCGGCGGGCAGAAGCAGTACCCGGGCAACCTGGGCGTGGACCTGATGACCACCGGAGAGGTGGACGTGGTGGCGGACCTGTCCGGGCCGCTGCCGTTCGCCGACTCGTGCGCGGACCGGGTGTTCCTGGTGCACATCCTGGAGCACCTGATCGACTTCCTGCCGCTGGTGGACGAGGTGCACCGGGTACTGCGGCCGGACGGCATCGCCTTCGTGCTGTCGCCGTGGTGGCGCTACGTGAACGCGGTGGCCGACCCGACGCACGTGCGGCTGCTGGACGTCCAGACGATCAAGGGCATCTGCCGCCGTCCCGGTTCGCCGCGGACCTGGTACCCGCTGCACGCGGGCTGCGACGGGGCGAGCATCTTCGCCGAGCTGCGTCCGCTCAAGGACGGACCGCACCCGGATGCGGGACACCTGGCCCGGTTCTTCGACTGA
- a CDS encoding glycosyltransferase: MSVDVLIPTCGRPAELAVTLSGLAAQDFPDFTVRVADQSDGAASYDSPPAQAMVRVLRHRGHPVHLGRNLPRRGLAQQRSHLLEQSRADHVLFLDDDVWLEPGAISRLHSAITELGCGMVGNAVTGLSYVDDRRPHELEPYEEWEGRPEPEQVVPGTREWQRWTLHNAANPTHLSERVRHRPKWTPYKVAWIGGCVMFDREALVNAGGFDFWCELPAEHCGEDVLAQMKVAAKYGAAGILPTGAVHLESPTTVVNRDTEAYDVVSP; encoded by the coding sequence GTGAGCGTCGACGTCCTCATCCCGACGTGCGGGCGCCCGGCCGAGCTGGCGGTGACGCTGTCCGGGCTCGCCGCGCAGGACTTCCCGGATTTCACCGTGCGGGTGGCCGACCAGTCCGACGGGGCCGCCTCCTACGACTCGCCCCCCGCGCAGGCGATGGTCCGGGTGCTGCGGCACCGCGGGCACCCGGTCCACCTCGGCCGGAACCTGCCCCGGCGCGGTCTGGCGCAGCAGCGGTCGCACCTGTTGGAGCAGTCGCGCGCGGACCACGTGCTCTTCCTCGACGACGACGTGTGGCTCGAGCCCGGCGCGATCAGCCGCCTGCATTCGGCGATCACCGAGCTGGGCTGCGGGATGGTCGGCAACGCGGTCACCGGACTGTCTTATGTGGATGACCGTCGACCGCACGAGCTGGAACCGTACGAGGAGTGGGAGGGCCGGCCGGAGCCGGAGCAGGTGGTGCCCGGTACCCGCGAGTGGCAGCGCTGGACGCTGCACAACGCGGCCAACCCGACGCACCTGTCCGAACGGGTTCGTCACCGTCCGAAGTGGACTCCGTACAAGGTCGCATGGATCGGCGGGTGCGTGATGTTCGACCGCGAGGCACTGGTCAACGCCGGCGGGTTCGACTTCTGGTGCGAGCTTCCGGCCGAGCACTGCGGCGAGGACGTGCTGGCCCAGATGAAGGTCGCGGCCAAGTACGGTGCCGCCGGCATCCTGCCCACCGGCGCGGTGCACCTGGAGTCACCCACTACCGTGGTGAACCGGGACACCGAAGCCTACGACGTCGTTTCCCCGTGA
- the rfaE2 gene encoding D-glycero-beta-D-manno-heptose 1-phosphate adenylyltransferase has product MAGETKDVAPITPDLVRLLSETAPTVVVLGDAILDVWLSGHCERICREAPAPVVDVGARATSPGGAANTAANLAALGARVRFVSVVGDDEPGRELAGLLDAHGVDTQNLLTAPSRRSISKQRVVADDQVLLRFDEGDRADLPAVQTNRLATALEKALAGADALMVCDYGNGLLGTPLRDAVARLRPDIPLLVVDAHDFEHWQRARPDLVTPNAAEAASLLGAELPEAGEERARLFEDERRTLLDKTGAAAAVVTMDRHGAMLLTGEGRGYRTWADPAPESQASGAGDTFAAALVLTRAAGLPTTSCIELAQAAANVVVHKDGTAICTPAELSLALSREREAAVPAGELARAVAAHRQAGRRVVFTNGCFDVLHRGHITYLNEAKRLGDVLIVAVNSDDSVRRLKGPDRPVNTAQDRAAVLSALSCVDHVAVFEQDTPIEMLELLQPQLYVKGGDYTENMLPEAPTVRSYGGEVRVLGYVADHSTTSVIEKIRTSAPAGEGA; this is encoded by the coding sequence ATGGCAGGCGAGACCAAGGACGTGGCCCCCATCACGCCGGACCTCGTCCGGCTGCTGTCGGAGACCGCGCCCACGGTCGTGGTGCTCGGCGACGCGATCCTGGACGTGTGGCTGTCCGGCCACTGCGAACGCATCTGCCGGGAGGCGCCGGCACCGGTCGTCGACGTGGGGGCACGGGCCACCTCGCCGGGCGGCGCGGCGAACACCGCGGCCAACCTGGCCGCGCTGGGCGCGCGGGTCCGCTTCGTCAGCGTCGTGGGCGACGACGAACCCGGCCGCGAACTGGCCGGACTGCTCGACGCGCACGGGGTCGACACGCAGAACCTGCTCACCGCCCCGTCGCGGCGCAGCATCAGCAAGCAGCGGGTCGTCGCGGACGACCAGGTGCTGCTGCGCTTCGACGAGGGCGACCGCGCGGACCTGCCCGCGGTGCAGACGAACCGCCTCGCCACGGCCCTGGAGAAGGCCCTCGCCGGTGCGGACGCCCTGATGGTGTGCGACTACGGCAACGGCTTGCTGGGCACCCCGCTGCGCGACGCGGTGGCCCGGCTCCGGCCGGACATCCCGCTGCTGGTCGTGGACGCGCACGACTTCGAACACTGGCAGCGGGCCCGGCCCGACCTGGTCACGCCGAACGCGGCCGAGGCCGCGAGCCTGCTCGGCGCCGAGCTGCCGGAAGCCGGTGAGGAGCGGGCGCGGTTGTTCGAGGACGAACGGCGGACGCTGCTGGACAAGACCGGCGCCGCGGCCGCGGTGGTGACCATGGACCGGCACGGCGCGATGCTGCTGACCGGTGAGGGCCGCGGCTACCGCACCTGGGCCGACCCCGCGCCGGAGAGCCAGGCCAGCGGTGCCGGCGACACCTTCGCGGCCGCGCTGGTGCTGACGCGCGCCGCGGGCCTGCCCACCACCAGCTGCATCGAGCTGGCGCAGGCGGCGGCGAACGTGGTGGTGCACAAGGACGGCACGGCCATCTGCACGCCGGCCGAGCTGTCGCTGGCGCTGAGCCGGGAACGCGAGGCCGCGGTACCCGCCGGTGAGCTGGCCCGCGCGGTCGCCGCGCACCGCCAGGCCGGACGGCGGGTGGTGTTCACCAATGGCTGCTTCGACGTGCTGCACCGCGGGCACATCACCTACCTCAACGAGGCCAAACGGCTCGGTGACGTCCTGATCGTCGCGGTCAACTCCGACGACAGCGTCCGGCGGCTCAAGGGCCCGGACCGCCCGGTGAACACCGCGCAGGATCGCGCGGCCGTGCTGTCCGCGCTCAGCTGCGTCGACCACGTGGCCGTGTTCGAGCAGGACACGCCGATCGAGATGCTCGAGTTGCTCCAGCCCCAGCTGTACGTCAAGGGCGGCGACTACACCGAGAACATGCTGCCGGAGGCGCCGACGGTGCGGTCCTACGGCGGCGAGGTCCGGGTGCTCGGCTACGTCGCCGACCACTCGACCACCTCGGTCATCGAGAAGATCCGCACCTCCGCGCCGGCCGGGGAGGGCGCGTGA
- a CDS encoding glycosyltransferase family 9 protein produces the protein MRRIAVLRGGGLGDLLFAVPAMAALRGAYPDAEIVLLGTELHRELFAGRPSPVTEVRPLPPYPNVHEPAGKPFDEAEQQAWFDALKPVDLAVQLHGGGRNSNPFLRRLEPRYLVGARTPDAAEADRWLPFRYYQHEVLRALEVVGLAGARPVELEPSVAVTGADRAAAAEVLAGLPDPLVVVHPGAGDPRRRWPAERFAEVAAKQASSGRGVVVIGAPDERDLVERVAGLAGEPVRPLTALSMSALIGVLDRCSAFAGNDSGPRHLAAAVGAPTVSVYWMGNVVNAGPLGRARHRVLISWMSHCPVCGIDCTREDLPRCAHDDSFVATVSVDDVLGELEELIAGR, from the coding sequence GTGCGCAGGATCGCCGTGCTGCGGGGTGGCGGGCTCGGGGACCTGTTGTTCGCGGTGCCGGCGATGGCCGCGCTGCGGGGTGCCTACCCGGATGCGGAGATCGTGCTGCTGGGCACGGAACTGCACCGCGAGCTGTTCGCCGGGCGCCCGTCGCCGGTGACCGAGGTGCGGCCGCTGCCGCCGTACCCGAACGTGCACGAACCCGCCGGGAAGCCGTTCGACGAGGCGGAGCAGCAGGCGTGGTTCGACGCGCTCAAGCCGGTCGACCTGGCCGTGCAGCTGCACGGCGGCGGCCGGAACTCCAACCCGTTCCTGCGCCGGCTGGAGCCGCGGTACCTGGTCGGGGCACGCACGCCGGACGCGGCGGAGGCGGACCGGTGGCTGCCGTTCCGCTACTACCAGCACGAGGTGCTGCGGGCGCTGGAGGTGGTGGGGCTGGCCGGGGCGCGGCCGGTGGAGCTGGAGCCGTCGGTCGCGGTGACCGGCGCCGACCGTGCGGCGGCGGCCGAGGTGCTGGCCGGACTGCCCGATCCGCTGGTCGTGGTGCACCCCGGGGCCGGTGACCCGCGCCGGCGGTGGCCGGCGGAGCGGTTCGCCGAGGTCGCCGCGAAGCAGGCGTCCAGCGGCCGCGGTGTGGTCGTGATCGGGGCACCGGACGAGCGTGACCTGGTCGAGCGGGTCGCGGGCCTGGCCGGGGAGCCGGTGCGGCCGCTGACGGCGCTGAGCATGTCCGCGCTGATCGGCGTTCTCGACCGGTGCTCGGCGTTCGCCGGCAACGACAGCGGGCCCCGGCACCTGGCGGCCGCGGTGGGTGCCCCGACGGTCAGCGTGTACTGGATGGGCAACGTGGTGAACGCCGGCCCGCTCGGCCGGGCGCGGCACCGCGTGCTGATCTCGTGGATGTCGCACTGCCCGGTCTGCGGGATCGACTGCACCCGCGAGGACCTGCCGCGCTGCGCGCACGACGACTCGTTCGTGGCGACCGTCTCGGTCGACGACGTGCTGGGTGAGCTGGAGGAACTGATCGCCGGCCGCTGA